A stretch of DNA from Erwinia aphidicola:
GGAAGATATCCTGTTTAACGCCTCCGTACGCGAAAACATTACCCTGTTTGACGCCGCCTACCGCGAGCGCGACCAGCAGCGCATTGAGGCACTGCTGGAGTCGCTTGCGCTCGGGGAGGCGGTGCGCGGCTTGCCCGGTGGGATTAATGCCCTGATCCGCGAAAGCCATGCCGCTCTGTCGCTGGGGCAACGTCAGCGCCTGCTGCTGGCGCGGGCGATGTACAGCTCGCGCCCGGTTCTGCTGCTTGATGAACCGACGGCCAATCTTGACGACGAAACGGCCGCCATCGTGATGGCAGCCCTCCACGCCCACTGTCAGCGCCACGGAAAATCGTTGATTGTCGTGACCCATAGCGAACAGGTGATGTCCGGTTTTCATCGCGTTTATCGTCTCGCTGAAGGCCACCTGACGCCACAGGAGCCGCGACGTGAAGCTTAGACCCCGTTGGATAGCGACAGGCTGTGTGCTGGCGATAGCCGTGACCCTCGCCGCCATTGCAGCCTTCGACACCTCATCTTCCCCACAGGAAAGCCTTCAGCTTGAAACGCTTGAACGTGGTGACATCACAAAAATAGTCATGGTTACCGGCATACTGAAACCCGCCGTGCAGGTTAACGTCGGAGCCCAGGTGAATGGCCAGCTGCGCAAGCTCTACGTGCAGCAGGGCGACACTGTGCGTAAAGGCCAGCTGCTGGCCGAGATCGATCCCACTCTCCAGGAGTCAGAACTGAACAATGCGCTGGCGCAGTTAGCCAGCGCGAAGGCGCAGAAGCTGGCGGCGCAAGCCACGCTGCTGCGCTACCGCCAGGAGTATCAGCGGCAGAAGATGATGATGCGCGATGGCTCCGGCATTCGCAGTGAATTTGAACAGGCGAAGGCACAGTACGATGCGCAGCAGCAGCAAATTGCGGTAAACGACGCGCTGATTGTGCAGGGTGAAATGGCGGTGAAAACGGCCAACGCGAACCTTGGCTATACCCGCATCGTCGCCCCAATGGACGGCGAGGTACTCGGTATTGTGACACGCGAAGGGCAGACGATTGTGTCGTCGCAAACCGCACCGACGATCCTGGTGCTGGCCGATCTCGACACCATGCAGGTACAGACGCGCATTTCCGAAGCGGATATTCAGAAGATCCATCCTGGCCAGCCGCTGCAGTTTTACGTTATCGCCAATCCCGACAAACGCTACGACAGTGAGATGGGCTACGTGCAGCCGGCCCCCCAGGAGGCGCTGGAAGAGCAAAACAGCCGGGGAAATAGCACCAATCAGCAGGCCTCTGCGGTCTATTACACCGGCACCTTTACCGTGCCGAACGCCGACCGCGAGCTGAAAACCTCGATGACGGCTCAGGTGTTTATCCGCATTGCTGAAGCGAACAACGTGCTGCGCATTCCGCTGGCCGCACTGGGGCAGCCGCTGGAGGCCAACCACTACCGCATCCGCGTCTTTAATCACGGCAAACTCTACTCGCGCACCGTACAGATTGGCATCTCCGACCGTCAGTACGCCGAAGTGCTGGCGGGGGCTCAGCCCGGCGATCGGGTGGCACTGACCCCGGACGGAGGCCAGGCGTAATCCATGGAACCCATAATCATCTTACGCCATGTCTGCCGGGCGTTTCGTGCCGGAACGCAAACCCTACCGGTGTTAAGCGATATCTCACTTACCATTGGGCACGGGGAGATGGTGGCCATCGTCGGCGCTTCCGGTTCCGGTAAATCTACCCTGATGAATATCATTGGCTGCCTGGACCGCCCGACCTCCGGCGAGGTGCTGATCGATGGCGCGGCGGTACACCTGGCCGACAGCCAGCATCTTGCCGAACTGCGCAGTCGCTATCTGGGCTTTATTTTTCAGCGCTACCACTTAATGCCCTATCTGACGGCGGAAGAGAATATCGCCATGCCGGCGCTGTATACCGCGATGCCGGAAAAAGAGCGCCACGCCCGTATTCATTCCCTGGCAGACAAGCTGGGCCTGCGCGAACGCCTTCATCATCGCCCGACCCAGCTTTCAGGCGGTCAGCAGCAGCGCGTCAGCATCTGCAGGGCGTTAATCAACGGGGCGCAGGTCATCCTCGCCGACGAGCCGACCGGAGCGCTCGATAGCGTCAGCGGCAAAGCCCTGATGGACGTACTGCATCAGCTTCATGCCGCAGGTCACACGGTGATTATCGTCACCCATGACCACCAGATTGCCCGCCAGGCGCAGCGAGTGATTGAGATCCGCGACGGCAGAATCATCAAAGATGCCCGTCAGACCCGGCCAGCTACGCCCGTCTCCCTGCCTGAGCAGGATAACGGGCGTGCCTCGCTGACGCGCAGTCTGACGGAATCTTTCCGCATGGCCTGGCGCGCCCTGCGCGGGCACCGCATGCGCGCCTTTCTCTCCATGCTGGGGATTATTATCGGCATCTCCTCCGTTGTCTCCTCCATGGCCGTGGGTGAAGGCGCCCGTCAGACCATCATGAATGAAATTGGTAAGTTCGGCACCACCACGCTGGAAATCCATCCCGGTAGCGGCTGGGGCAATCAGCGCCCGGATATGACACGTGCTCTGTCAATGGATGATGTCAGCAGCCTGGAAAAACTCCCGTGGGTGGTGGGCGTCTCCCCGCTGCTGAGCAGCATGACGACAGCCGTGCGCAAAGGCTACGACGCTTCCGTCATGCTGAACGGCGTGTCGCAGAACTACTTTGCCTTACAGGGACTGCAGTTCGTACAGGGACACGGCTTTGGCGCACGGGATGTGGCTGAAAGCGAACCGGTGTTGATCCTTGATGAAACCGGCCGTGATGCCCTCTTTCCGGATGGCGAGGATCCGTTAGGCAAGATCGTTCAGATTGCCGGGGCGCCCTGGCGCGTGATCGGCGTGGCCTCACGCCCCGGGCCGAAGATGATCGGCGGTTTTGTCAGCGGCTGGATACCCTACACCTCGCTACAGCAGCGCATCACCGGCGACAAACCGCTCGAAGCCATCACTCTGCGCTTTCAGGAGACGCTGTCGCCTGCCGACGCGACGCGCAGAGCGGTGGATCATCTGGTACGCAGTCATGGCAAAAAGGATTTTTTTACCCAGACCGACGATAAGCTGGCAACGGCACTGCAAAAAACCTCGGACTCGATGTCGCTGCTGATTACGGCGATTGCCGCTATTTCGCTGCTGGTCGGCGGCGTCGGTGTGATGAACATCATGCTGGTATCGGTGACGGAACGCACCCATGAAATCGGCATTCGCCTGTCTGTTGGGGCGCGGCCATCGGACATTATGAATCAGTTTCTGATCGAGGCCGTCACCATCTGCGTGCTGGGCGGGCTGGCAGGCATCGCCGGTTCGTGGCTGGTAGGTACGCTGTTTTCACTGATAACGGATGAGTTCACGATGGTGTTTACCCTCTTTCCGCTGGTCATCGCCTGCCTGTTTTCCGCGGCTATTGGAGTGACGTTCGGCTATTTTCCGGCGCGCAGAGCCGCCCGGCTTAACCCGATGGAGGCGCTGGCGCGAGAATGAAGATCCCCGCCTTACTTACCGCGATATTGCTGCTGAGCGGCTGCGGTCACCTCGGCAAGAGTGACTATCAGCGCCCGCTGCTTTCACTGCCCGAGCGCTGGCCCGCTGTCGATCGGGCCGATCGGTTCGATCGGCGATATGACAACTGGTGGGAG
This window harbors:
- a CDS encoding ABC transporter permease — translated: MEPIIILRHVCRAFRAGTQTLPVLSDISLTIGHGEMVAIVGASGSGKSTLMNIIGCLDRPTSGEVLIDGAAVHLADSQHLAELRSRYLGFIFQRYHLMPYLTAEENIAMPALYTAMPEKERHARIHSLADKLGLRERLHHRPTQLSGGQQQRVSICRALINGAQVILADEPTGALDSVSGKALMDVLHQLHAAGHTVIIVTHDHQIARQAQRVIEIRDGRIIKDARQTRPATPVSLPEQDNGRASLTRSLTESFRMAWRALRGHRMRAFLSMLGIIIGISSVVSSMAVGEGARQTIMNEIGKFGTTTLEIHPGSGWGNQRPDMTRALSMDDVSSLEKLPWVVGVSPLLSSMTTAVRKGYDASVMLNGVSQNYFALQGLQFVQGHGFGARDVAESEPVLILDETGRDALFPDGEDPLGKIVQIAGAPWRVIGVASRPGPKMIGGFVSGWIPYTSLQQRITGDKPLEAITLRFQETLSPADATRRAVDHLVRSHGKKDFFTQTDDKLATALQKTSDSMSLLITAIAAISLLVGGVGVMNIMLVSVTERTHEIGIRLSVGARPSDIMNQFLIEAVTICVLGGLAGIAGSWLVGTLFSLITDEFTMVFTLFPLVIACLFSAAIGVTFGYFPARRAARLNPMEALARE
- a CDS encoding efflux RND transporter periplasmic adaptor subunit, which codes for MKLRPRWIATGCVLAIAVTLAAIAAFDTSSSPQESLQLETLERGDITKIVMVTGILKPAVQVNVGAQVNGQLRKLYVQQGDTVRKGQLLAEIDPTLQESELNNALAQLASAKAQKLAAQATLLRYRQEYQRQKMMMRDGSGIRSEFEQAKAQYDAQQQQIAVNDALIVQGEMAVKTANANLGYTRIVAPMDGEVLGIVTREGQTIVSSQTAPTILVLADLDTMQVQTRISEADIQKIHPGQPLQFYVIANPDKRYDSEMGYVQPAPQEALEEQNSRGNSTNQQASAVYYTGTFTVPNADRELKTSMTAQVFIRIAEANNVLRIPLAALGQPLEANHYRIRVFNHGKLYSRTVQIGISDRQYAEVLAGAQPGDRVALTPDGGQA